One part of the Coffea eugenioides isolate CCC68of chromosome 10, Ceug_1.0, whole genome shotgun sequence genome encodes these proteins:
- the LOC113750262 gene encoding laccase-14-like: protein MKKESTEKIMKGFILTLFVVLRALPGQALVHRYSFIIEEAPYTRLCSTKNILTVNGQFPGPSLHIRQGDTAIVHVYNKGNQNITVHWHGVKLPRNPWSDGPVYITQCPIMPGKSFTQIIQVTDEIGTLWWHAHSEWSRATVHGAFIVYPKRGENYPFPQPRAENTIILGEWWKSDIQDVLTQFQHSGGDPIVSDALLINGQPGDLYPCSKQAKLFLTISVNLRPCETNNTCTGPAGHRFAASINNISFVQPQINILQAYYSGLRGVYEEQFPSFPPLKFNFTAQPFPFKLTIPSLGTKVKVLEYNSNVEIVLQATSLVWSPDHPMHLHGHSFYVVGSGIGNFDEKKDPLNYNLVDPPLRNTIAVPRNGWTTIRFKANNPGVWLMHCHLERHATWGMEMVFIVKNGKSPQEQLLPPPSDMPPC from the exons atgaagaaagaatcCACTGAAAAG ATCATGAAAGGTTTCATCTTAACACTGTTTGTGGTTCTACGTGCTCTACCTGGCCAGGCTTTGGTGCACCGCTATTCGTTTATA ATTGAAGAGGCTCCATATACAAGACTTTGCAGCACTAAGAACATTTTGACAGTAAATGGCCAATTTCCAGGACCAAGTCTGCACATCCGTCAAGGCGATACAGCCATTGTTCATGTCTACAACAAGGGAAACCAAAACATCACTGTTCACTG GCATGGAGTCAAATTGCCGAGAAATCCATGGTCGGATGGTCCAGTATACATTACTCAGTGCCCTATAATGCCAGGAAAATCTTTTACCCAAATTATTCAGGTGACTGATGAGATTGGAACATTATGGTGGCATGCTCATAGCGAATGGTCCAGAGCCACAGTCCATGGTGCTTTTATCGTTTACCCGAAAAGAGGAGAAAACTATCCATTTCCTCAGCCTCGTGCAGAAAACACCATCATTTTAG GAGAATGGTGGAAGAGTGACATACAAGATGTTCTTACTCAGTTCCAACATAGTGGGGGAGACCCGATTGTGTCTGATGCTTTGTTGATAAATGGGCAGCCTGGTGATCTTTATCCATGTTCAAAGCAAG CTAAGCTTTTCTTGACAATTTCTGTCAATTTACGCCCTTGTGAGACAAACAATACTTGTACTGGACCTGCCGGTCACAGATTTGCAGCGAGCATCAATAACATAAGCTTTGTTCAACCTCAAATTAACATACTTCAAGCTTACTATAGTGGTCTTAGAGGGGTCTATGAAGAACAATTCCCGAGTTTCCCACCTTTGAAATTTAATTTCACTGCACAACCTTTCCCATTCAAGTTGACGATACCTTCTCTGGGTACAAAAGTTAAAGTTCTTGAGTACAACTCCAATGTGGAGATTGTTTTACAGGCAACAAGTTTGGTTTGGTCACCAGATCACCCTATGCATTTACATGGCCATAGTTTCTATGTAGTTGGTTCGGGCATCGGAAACTTTGATGAAAAAAAAGACCCTTTGAACTATAATCTTGTTGACCCTCCTCTAAGGAACACGATTGCTGTTCCTAGAAATGGCTGGACAACCATCAGATTCAAGGCAAATAATCCTG GAGTATGGCTGATGCACTGCCACCTAGAGCGTCACGCAACTTGGGGGATGGAGATGGTATTCATTGTTAAAAATGGCAAAAGCCCACAAGAACAGTTGCTCCCTCCACCTTCAGACATGCCACCTTGTTGA
- the LOC113750263 gene encoding LOW QUALITY PROTEIN: laccase-15-like (The sequence of the model RefSeq protein was modified relative to this genomic sequence to represent the inferred CDS: substituted 1 base at 1 genomic stop codon): MLLIDSLYVIEETPYTRLCSTKNILTVNGQFPGPSVHIRQGDTAIVHVHNKGNQNITIHWHGLKLPRNPRADGPVYITQCPIMSGKSFIQNIEVTDEIGTLWWHAHSDWPTTKVHGAFIVYPKRGENYPFPQPHAEFPIILAEWWKSDVQTVLSEFLSNNGGGPNVSDAFLINGQPGDLYPCSKPDTFKLAVEYGKTYLLRMINTAMNNILFFSIGKHQVTVVGSDGSYTKPFKSDYIAISPGQTIDFLLEANQAPDHCYMAARVYNSALIVPFDNSTATGVIEYHGNYIRSSPLSFPNLPFXNDTKASVNFIGGLISLASKVDVPSDVDTKLFLTLSLKLRLCEANNTCAGPAGLRFAATLLMMSGMRVLILQVVVFLLLGGLLPTQALIHRYKFVVKEAPYTKLCSTKNILTVNGQFPGPTLRLRQGDTAFVHVHNKGKENITIHWHGVKQPRFPWSDGPEYITQCPMRPGTKFTQKIVLSDEIGTLWWHAHSDWSRATVHGLLLVYPKKGTSYPLGFPKLQAEVPMILGEWWKSDIQEVLSEFSSSGGEPNVSDAFLINGQPGLLYPCSRQDSYKLTVDYGKTYLLRMVNAAMNNILFFSVAKHRITVVGSDGSYTKPLNSGYIAISPGQTIDFLLHANQSPNLYYMAAKAYNSASSVTFDNTTTTAILEYRGNYTPPSSPSFPNLPTFNDTIASANFTGSLRSLASKEFPVDVPKNVTTNLFFTLSIKSLPCETNNTCKGPRGNRFAASVNNMSFVSPKIDILQAYYNQINGVYKPNFPSFPPLVFNYTASNISVSLQTPTRTTKVKVLEYNSHVELVYQATNLVAGVDHPMHLHGHSFYVVGWGFGTFDKDKDPKNYNLEDPPLMNTIAVPKNAWTAIRFKANNPGVWLMHCHFERHISWGMEMTFIVKNGKRPQEKLLPPPRDMPLC; this comes from the exons ATGCTGCTAATTGATAGCTTATATGTG ATTGAAGAGACTCCATATACAAGACTTTGCAGCACTAAGAACATTTTGACCGTAAATGGACAATTTCCAGGACCAAGTGTACACATCCGTCAAGGAGATACAGCCATTGTTCATGTCCACAACAAGGGAAACCAAAACATCACTATTCACT GGCATGGATTGAAACTGCCAAGGAATCCAAGGGCAGACGGTCCCGTGTACATCACTCAGTGCCCTATCATGTCTGGAAAATCTTTTATCCAAAATATTGAGGTAACTGATGAGATTGGAACATTATGGTGGCATGCTCATAGTGATTGGCCTACCACCAAAGTCCATGGTGCTTTTATTGTTTACCCGAAGAGAGGAGAAAACTATCCATTTCCCCAGCCTCATGCTGAATTCCCTATCATCTTAG CAGAATGGTGGAAGAGCGATGTACAAACGGTTCTTTCCGAATTCCTGAGTAATAATGGAGGAGGCCCGAATGTATCTGATGCTTTCTTGATAAATGGGCAGCCTGGGGATCTTTATCCATGCTCAAAACCAG ATACCTTTAAGCTAGCAGTGGAATACGGCAAAACTTATTTGCTCCGGATGATCAATACTGCCATGAACaacattcttttcttttccattggAAAGCATCAAGTTACTGTGGTAGGATCAGATGGAAGCTATACAAAGCCATTCAAGAGTGATTATATTGCTATATCCCCTGGACAAACTATTGACTTCTTGTTAGAAGCCAATCAAGCACCTGATCACTGCTACATGGCTGCTAGGGTTTATAACAGCGCGTTAATTGTCCCTTTCGACAACTCTACCGCAACTGGAGTCATAGAATACCACGGAAATTATATTCGATCTTCACCACTATCCTTCCCAAATCTTCCATTTTGAAATGATACAAAAGCATCAGTTAACTTCATAGGAGGTCTAATAAGCTTAGCAAGTAAAGTAGATGTTCCATCAGATGTGGACACTAAGCTTTTCTTGACGCTTTCCCTCAAGTTACGCCTTTGTGAGGCAAACAATACTTGTGCTGGACCTGCCGGTCTCAGATTTGCAGCGACC CTTCTGATGATGTCGGGCATGAGGGTTTTGATCTTACAAGTTGTCGTGTTTCTTCTTTTGGGTGGTCTTTTACCTACCCAAGCTTTGATCCATAGATATAAGTTCGTG GTAAAAGAAGCTCCATATACAAAACTATGCAGCACCAAGAACATTTTGACAGTAAATGGTCAATTTCCTGGACCAACTCTACGCCTTCGTCAAGGAGATACAGCCTTTGTTCATGTACAcaacaagggaaaagaaaacatCACCATTCACTG GCATGGAGTAAAGCAGCCAAGATTTCCATGGTCAGATGGTCCAGAGTATATTACTCAGTGCCCTATGAGGCCAGGAACAAAGTTCACCCAAAAGATTGTGCTGTCTGATGAGATTGGAACGTTGTGGTGGCATGCTCACAGTGACTGGTCTCGAGCAACAGTTCATGGTTTACTTCTTGTTTATCCAAAGAAAGGGACTAGTTACCCATTGGGGTTTCCAAAGCTTCAAGCAGAAGTGCCCATGATTTTAG GAGAATGGTGGAAAAGTGATATACAGGAGGTTCTTAGCGAGTTTTCAAGCAGCGGGGGAGAACCAAATGTCTCTGATGCTTTCCTAATAAACGGTCAACCTGGTCTTCTGTATCCATGCTCAAGACAAg ACAGTTACAAGTTGACTGTGGATTATGGCAAGACTTACTTACTTCGAATGGTTAATGCTGCCATGAACaacattcttttcttttccgtaGCAAAGCATCGGATTACTGTTGTGGGATCAGACGGAAGCTACACAAAGCCTTTAAATAGTGGTTACATTGCAATATCCCCCGGCCAAACCATTGATTTCCTGCTACATGCCAATCAATCACCTAATCTCTACTACATGGCAGCTAAAGCTTATAATAGTGCCAGCTCTGTTACATTCGACAACACAACCACCACAGCCATTCTCGAATACCGTGGAAATTATACTCCACCTTCATCTCCATCTTTCCCAAATCTTCCGACTTTTAATGATACAATTGCATCAGCTAATTTCACAGGGAGCCTTAGAAGCTTAGCGAGTAAAGAATTCCCTGTTGATGTCCCAAAAAATGTTACCACTAATCTTTTCTTTACACTCTCCATAAAGTCACTTCCTTGTGAAACAAATAACACCTGCAAGGGACCTCGAGGCAATCGATTCGCGGCAAGTGTAAATAACATGAGCTTTGTCAGCCCGAAGATTGACATACTTCAGGCTTACTATAATCAGATCAATGGAGTGTATAAACCTAATTTTCCTAGCTTCCCACCTTTGGTATTCAATTACACTGCAAGTAACATTTCGGTTTCCCTACAAACGCCTACTCGAACAACCAAAGTGAAGGTTCTTGAGTATAACTCGCATGTGGAGCTTGTTTACCAAGCCACTAATTTGGTAGCAGGAGTTGATCATCCCATGCATTTACATGGACATAGTTTTTATGTTGTTGGATGGGGATTTGGAACCTTTGACAAGGACAAAGACCCTAAGAACTATAACCTTGAGGACCCTCCTTTGATGAATACAATTGCAGTTCCGAAGAATGCCTGGACAGCCATAAGATTCAAGGCAAATAACCCTG GAGTGTGGTTGATGCATTGCCATTTTGAACGTCACATAAGCTGGGGGATGGAAATGACCTTCATTGTTAAAAATGGAAAGCGTCCGCAGGAAAAATTGCTGCCTCCACCTCGCGACATGCCACTTTGCTAA